One Lentimicrobiaceae bacterium genomic window, GACTAATGGCTGTGCCTATACCTATTACCCTGTTAATATGCTTTCTATATAAAAGAGTAGCCACCTCTGAATATAATTCTTCATTTGTTTTTCCGCTTTGCAAAATATCGGAAATAATTACCGTTTTTTGGGGATGTTGTTTTTGTTGGTTCAAAAAATCAATGCCAACTGCCAAAGAATTTATGTCGGAACTGTAACTGTCATTAATTATAGAACAATGATTTATCCCTTCCTTAAGCTCCAACCGCATGGATAAAGGATGCAAATACTGCAGCCGGGAGGCAGCCTCCTCTATCGGATAGTTAAGTACAAGCAATGTTGCAAAACAATGCATTGCATTTTCCATTGAAGCCAAATCGGTAAAAGGGATGGAAATTTTAGTTTCCCTGTCTTGATAAATAACTGTAAGTTGGGTAACGTTCCTGAATTTTCGGACGTTTTTTATCCAAAGGTCGGAACCAGGCTGGCGACTCCAGGTGAATGGCTGGCATTCTTCATTTAAGAATGTATTTTTGAGAACATTATCAATAAGCGTATTCTGGCGCAAAATAATGCGTTTAGCTTTTTTAAACAATAGAAGTTTCTCTCTTATTTTTTCCTCAAGGCTTTTAAAGTTTTCGCTATGTGCAGAGCCTATATTGGTAAAAATTCCTATTTCGGGTTGGATAATTAAAGCAAGCTTCTGCATTTCATCTGGTTGTGATATTCCGGCCTCAAAAATAGCCAGTTGATGCGAATCATTCATCTGGAGTACTGACAACGGAACCCCAATTTGTGAATTATAGCTTAACGGGCTGCGTACAACCTTTTTATCACTGCCAATCAACTGATAAAGCCATTCTTTTACAATAGTTTTCCCATTACTTCCCGTGATACCTATTACCGGAAACGTAAAGCGATTTCTGTGAAACTGTCCCAATACCTGTAAGGCATTCAATGTATTGTCAACTACAATAAAACCAGCCGCATTGCAATTTTGAACAGGATAATTTGTATCGGATATTACAAATTTTCTTACTCCCTTTTTATATAATTCGTCTATAAACTTATGTCCATCATTTCTTGATGAAATAAGGGCAAAAAATAAAGTTTTTTCGGGAGACAACAGCCTCCGGCTGTCAATGAGTAAATCCCTTACAACCTCGCTGTTTGTTTGCTGTATTATTTTCCCGGAAATAATTTTCCCAATCTGTTGAAAGGTGTATTCCATTAAGGTTTAAACATTTATTTATGTTCGGTATTGCTGAGGGCATTTGCCTGAAGATGATCGAACATTTGCCTGTTTTTGTAAATATCTATTGCTAAATAGATAGCTGCTCTGAAGGCATCCGGTGAAGCCTTATCCTTTCCTGCCAGTTCATAAGCAGTTCCATGAGCAGGAGAAGTTCTCACAAAAGGTAATCCTGCCGTGTAATTAACCCCACTTTCAAAAGCAAGAGTCTTAAAAGGAAGTAATCCCTGGTCGTGGTACATTGCCAACATGCCATCGAATTGGGTAAAAGTTTCCGAACCAAAAAAACCGTCGGCAGCGTAAGGTCCATATGCCAGAATGCCTTGTTCCATAGCTTGGTTGACTGCCGGTATAATTATATCAATTTCTTCGTTTCCAAGCAAACCTTCGTCGCCAGCATGGGGATTAAGCCCAAATAAAGCAATTTTGGGGCGTTGGATATTAAAATCCCGTTTCAATGATTCGTTAAGGATTTTTATTTTATTTAATATCAGTTCTGTATTAATTGTATTGGATACCTCTGTCAGGGGAATATGACCAGTTACAACCCCAATCCGCAAATTTCCACTTACCATGAGCATTAACGGGTCGGAAGCAGAAAATTTCTCAGCAAGATACTCAGTATGCCCCGGAAAATTAAATTTATCGCTTTGAATATTCTTTTTATTAATAGGCGCCGTTACCAGGACATCTATTAATCCCTTTTTAATGTCTTCAATGGCAGCTTCCAATGCCAAAAAAGCCATTTCGCCTGCCAGATGGGTGGATACTCCCATATCTATTTTTATTTCAGGCTCATAAATATTAATAATATTAGCACGACGAGGCACTGCCATATCGGCTTTCTTAATCAAATTAAATGTAAAATCATTTATATTTAGTGTTTTACGATGATATGAAGCTACTTTTGATGAGCCATACACTATGGGGGTGAACATTTCCATAATGCGTGCATCCATCAGGGATTTTATTATCACCTCATAACCAATTCCATTCAAATCACCATGGGTAATACCCGCAATAATATGTTCTTTTTCTGATGTTTTTGTCATTCTTATGTATTTTGGGCAAAGGTAAATAAATAAAATGTAAAGGTATGAGTGTTTTACTACTTAATTCCTACTTTTGAACGGTAAAAAACATATTACATGAATACAAATCGGGTACTTAATAAGGCTATGCGGGCAGAGTTTCTTTCAGCAACGGAAGGACTATTTCTTCTTTCGGAAGCACCCCTTGCAGAATTAATGTGGACGGCAAATGAAATTCGTAAAATACTTCATCCAGACGGAAAAGTTACCTGGATTATTGATCGTAATGTAAATATTACCAACGTTTGTATGTCCGGCTGCAAATTTTGCAATTTTCATTGTACGCCAAAAAGTAAAAACGCTTATATAACTATTATTGAACAATATATTAAAAAAATAGATGAAACAATACAATTGGGTGGAGAACAATTGCTCCTCCAGGGAGGTATGCATCCGGATTTGGGGCTTTCTTTTTATACCGACCTTTTCAGCCAGTTAAAAAAACTATATCCCAAGTTGAAACTTCATGCATTGGGTCCTCCGGAAATTGCTTTTCTTGCCAAAAAAGAACAATTTTCTTATAAAAAAGTACTGGAAATACTTATGGAAGCAGGTCTGGATAGCCTTCCTGGTGCTGGTGCCGAAATTTTATCAGACAGGGTACGGCACTTTCTCTCGCCAGGTAAATGTTCTGCAAAAGAATGGCTGGATGTAATGCGTATTGCCCACAAATTAAATCTGGTAACTTCGGCAACAATGATGTTTGGGCATGTAGAAACTATTGCAGAAAGGATGGAACATCTGGTAAAATTAAGAGAAGTACAATTAGAAAAGCCAGAAAACGCTCCAGGTTTTCTTTCGTTTATTCCCTGGCCATTTCAACATAAAAATACTGTTCTTTTTTCAAAATACAATGTTTCGAACCGTGTAAATGCAGAGGAATACCTTAGAATGATTGCAGTTAGCCGGTTGATGCTTCCCAACATACCCAATCTTCAGCCATCGTGGCTAACAGTAGGAAAGCAAACAGCACAGCTTTGCCTGCATGCAGGAGCCAACGACTTCGGTTCCATTATGATAGAAGAGAATGTGGTTTCGGGTGCAGGGGCAAGCAACAATTTTAATGCTGCCGGAATTCAAAATGCCATTCGCGAAGCTGGTTTTACGCCCCAGCAAAGAAATCAGAGATTTGAATATATTTATACATAGATGCTTACTGCATGATCGTCTTTAAATTCACTAATAAAATTTATGCATTCTGAATCAATCCGTTTTCAATAGCATATTTTATCAATCCAACTATGGTTTTTTGTTTGGTTTTAACAAAAATATTTTTCCGGTGAGTTTCCACAGTACGTTCGCTAATAAATAGTTTTTCTGCAATTTGTTCATTGGAATATTCCCGTGCAATCAATGAAAGAATTTCTGTTTCGCGAGGGGTAAGTTTTATTACATTCGGTTCTATTGTACTTATCGGACTACCGGTATTATAGATTCCCTTCATGATAACTTCCTGAACATCTTTTGATAAAAATCTTTTCCCTGAAGCTACCGTGGTAATGGCATCCATCAGCTCAGAAATGTTCGTGCTTTTTAGCACGTAGCCCAGTGCTCCGGCTTCTATCATCTTAGATATCATAATGTTGTCATTATACATGCTCAATGCCAATACCTTCGTATCCGGAAACTTTTCACGAACAATTCTGGTTAATTCCACG contains:
- the pdxA gene encoding 4-hydroxythreonine-4-phosphate dehydrogenase PdxA, with the translated sequence MTKTSEKEHIIAGITHGDLNGIGYEVIIKSLMDARIMEMFTPIVYGSSKVASYHRKTLNINDFTFNLIKKADMAVPRRANIINIYEPEIKIDMGVSTHLAGEMAFLALEAAIEDIKKGLIDVLVTAPINKKNIQSDKFNFPGHTEYLAEKFSASDPLMLMVSGNLRIGVVTGHIPLTEVSNTINTELILNKIKILNESLKRDFNIQRPKIALFGLNPHAGDEGLLGNEEIDIIIPAVNQAMEQGILAYGPYAADGFFGSETFTQFDGMLAMYHDQGLLPFKTLAFESGVNYTAGLPFVRTSPAHGTAYELAGKDKASPDAFRAAIYLAIDIYKNRQMFDHLQANALSNTEHK
- the mqnC gene encoding dehypoxanthine futalosine cyclase; this translates as MNTNRVLNKAMRAEFLSATEGLFLLSEAPLAELMWTANEIRKILHPDGKVTWIIDRNVNITNVCMSGCKFCNFHCTPKSKNAYITIIEQYIKKIDETIQLGGEQLLLQGGMHPDLGLSFYTDLFSQLKKLYPKLKLHALGPPEIAFLAKKEQFSYKKVLEILMEAGLDSLPGAGAEILSDRVRHFLSPGKCSAKEWLDVMRIAHKLNLVTSATMMFGHVETIAERMEHLVKLREVQLEKPENAPGFLSFIPWPFQHKNTVLFSKYNVSNRVNAEEYLRMIAVSRLMLPNIPNLQPSWLTVGKQTAQLCLHAGANDFGSIMIEENVVSGAGASNNFNAAGIQNAIREAGFTPQQRNQRFEYIYT
- a CDS encoding response regulator transcription factor, which translates into the protein MNKIRLLLVDDHRLMLDGLISLLEDEDCIEVVMGATSGMEALKIIETNTIDVLMADINMPEMSGVELTRIVREKFPDTKVLALSMYNDNIMISKMIEAGALGYVLKSTNISELMDAITTVASGKRFLSKDVQEVIMKGIYNTGSPISTIEPNVIKLTPRETEILSLIAREYSNEQIAEKLFISERTVETHRKNIFVKTKQKTIVGLIKYAIENGLIQNA